The nucleotide sequence GGTGGAAGAAAGTCTCAGCGAGGCCGCAGAGCGCGGCTATCGGAGCTGCAACATAAAGGTCGGCGGCGCCATGGACTGGGACGTGCAGATGTGCGAACTCGTTAGGAACGCTTTTCCCGACGGCTTTCTCTGGGCCGACGCCAACGGCGGCTTTCCGCCCCATGAGGCACACCAGCGCATGCATGCCTTGGTTGACGCGGGCGTGGACTTGCTCGAACAACCGGTAGCGCCGGATAGGCCGGACGTATCCGCGCAGATTGCCGCAGCATCGCCGATCCCCATTGCGTTAGACGAGTCCATTTCCGGCCCGGTGCCGCTGCTGACGATGATCAAGCAGAACGCGCTGACTGCCTATACGTTCAAGGTGACACGGACCGGCGGTCTCTGGCCCAACCGCATCTGCGCGTCGCTCGCCGATGCCGCCGGGTTCATGCTGGTCTGCAGCGGCCTCACCGAGTGCAGCGTGGCATTCGCCGCCAGTGTGCACCTCGCCGCGGCGTGGGGCGTCGCGCACCCCTGCGCCCTCAACGGCCCGCAATTCTTAACTGACGATATTGCGGCCAAGGCGCTGCCCCGGGAGGGCGACGCGGCCCTCCTCACCGACGAACCGGGACTGGGCATCGAGGTGGACGAAGACAAAGTCCGGCATCTTGCCGCGCAGGAGGCATGACCGCAATGGCAGAGCACGCTCCCATACGCACCATTCACGTTGGTGTTGGACGCCGTGGACGGTGGCCGCTGGAAGTGCTGACGGCTGACCCGCGCTTTCAGCCTGTAGCCCTCGTAGACGTTTCTGCGGAATTGCTCGTAGAGGCCCGGGCGCTGACGCGTCTGGACGAGGCGGCTTCATGCTCGCAACTCGAAGCAGCACTGGCAGCCGTCCCCGCCGACGCCGTCATCATCTGTACGCCCACGGCATTTCACGGCCCTTTGGCACGGCAAGCATTTCAGGCCGGCAAGGACGTGCTCGTAGAAAAAGGCATGACGACGAACTGGCAAGATGCCGTTGCGCTGGTCGCCGAGGCAGAGAGCGCCGACGTGAGATTCTGTGTATCGCAGAACTACCGCTACCGGACGGAAGTGCAGACGCTGAAAGCCGCTGTTGCCAGTGGCGCTTACGGCACGCCCCACCTCATCGACCTCGTCCATCACCGCTACCGGCCCACGCCCCGCACATTGGACTACCATTTTGCAATGGTATGGGACATGAGCGTGCACCATCTCGACAATTTGGTGTTCTGCTTTGGGCCGGTTGCCGAAGTCACGGCCCGCAGTTTCACGACGCCCTGGTCGCAGTATTCCCACGACGCGGGCGTCTCCGGCGTGCTCCACTTCGCGAGCGGTGCCATTGCCACCTACGCCATGTCGCACATTGCCAGCTTCAACGACTACCGCTTTGTCGTGCAAAGCGCCGAGGGAGTGCTCACCTGGGACGGGACAGACTGGCAGTGGCAGGAAACGCCGCAGGCAGACTTCGGCAAAGCGCAACCGCCGCAGCCCGTGCCGCATGCGCCGGCGCCCGCTCGCAGCGAGCAAGGCGTCATCGACGCCTTCTACCGGTACATCGCGAATGGCGTCGAGCCCGGTATCAGCGGACGCAACAACCTGGAAGTGCTCCGCGCCTGCGAAATGCTCTGCCGCTCAAGCCAAGAACAGCGCACCGTACGGAGCGATGAAGTGCGCCCATAGGAGACTTTTGCGAAACCCTAGCGGAAGCGAGAGAATTCCCTCTCCCTCGACAGGAGAGGGAGTGCCCCTGCCTGAAGGTGGGGTTATGCAAGGGTCTCCATAGGCTCATTGACCTCTTGGATGCATAAATGGATCTGGGGAATGTCGCAGGCCTGCCGCGTGTCAATGTTCACAAAGAATTCACATTCCAGGACTAGAATGTCGACGAAGCAATCGCCGAATATGAGGAGAAGTGTCAGCACATATCATGAAGACTCGCTTGCTTGTGTGCCTAGCCGGACTTGCCATGCTTGTTTCCTGCGCGTCCCAAACTGAGTTTCAGTCCGGAATGACCATCACACGCGCGGCACAACCAACGGAAGTGCCGACGCCCGCGCCACAACCGGCTGCCCCAACGCCCTCCGCCGAAAGTCTCATCATGCTGCAAGACCCGCTTGACGAGCCGGAGTTCTATTGCGTCGACGTCGCGGGTTTTGGCAGCAATCTGAATCTGAACGCTCCGCTCCAGGCCCACACGTGCAAGCCCGGCGCCGCCGATGAGCTCTTCATTTTCAACCGTCCCGCACCGGGCCAGTTCTATATGAATGCCTACGACGTGTGCCTGGAGGCGGGCGAAGGCGTGCTGTACGTGAAAGCGTGTTCGGACTCTCAGAATCAGCGATTCGTGTTCGGTAGCGATGGGAATATTAACCCGCAAGATTCGAGTCTATGCCTTGCGGTCGAGACTGGCGAGGGACAGCCCGCTGGCGGCAGATCTCACGTGCGCCGCGATCTTTTGCTGCAAGCCTGCACAGACGTTGAAGACAGTCACGCCCGCTGGGCGCTCCCGGGTCCAAGACCGTAATTGCTACCTGCTGTTGGATTGTTCTCCCAGGATGTGTCCACAGATTCACCGGTGTGGTGAGGAATACGATGAATTGGTGTTGAGAGCGTTTATTGGTTGACACCCTCCTTAGCCGCCTGCTATCATGCCTCAGTACTTGCGGCGTGCCTAGCACGCTTGGCAGACGACAAAAGGTAATTCGGGTGTTGGTCGCAGTCCACAACTATTATTATCTGTTTACTAAGCCGGAGGGTCCGGCTTAAGCAGGTACGCTTTGTCCCAGTGGACAAAGCGAGGACAGGCGGCACCCTCCGGCGATAGCAGAAAGTGAAAAGCTTTCTGCTTTTTCTTTTATTGATAGGAGCGAGTGCCACCGAGAACTCTTCTGATCGTGCACAACCGACAGCTGAATTGGCAAGATCACCGTACAAGAAACGCCGCCTCACTTAACTGAGGCGCAACACACCACAGAGGAAAGGGATCAAGGGTAGAAGGTCATGATAGTCATAATGCGGACCGACGCCACTCAGGAGCAGATTGACGCCGTGCGACAGCGTATTGAGGATGGCGGCGTGGAGTCGACCATCAGCCAAGGTGTAAACAAGACAGTAATCGGACTCATCGGCAAGCGGCCTCCCGGCATGATGGAGCAGGTGCAAGTGCTGCCGGGTGTCGAAATGGTCATCCCCGTCGACAAGCCGTACAAGTTTGCTGCACGCGGCGAGGGCGGCGGCGATACCCACATTCGCGTCGGCAACGTGACCATCGGCAGCAACGAAATCGGCGTCATCGGCGGTCCCTGCAGCGTGGAGAGCGAGGAGCAGATCATCGCTACCGCGCAGGCCGTGAAAGAAGCAGGCGGACACATTCTGCGCGGCGGCGCCTTCAAACCGCGCACGTCGCCCTACAGCTTCCAGGGCATGGGTGGTGAAGGACTCAAGCTGCTGCGCACTGCCGCAGACGCTACGGGACTGCCTCTTATCACCGAGGTCATGGATCCCCGTCGGGTCTCACTGGTTGCCGAGTACGTCGATATCATGCAGATTGGCGCCCGCAACATGCAGAACTTCACGCTCTTGCAAGAGGTAGGCAACACCGACAAGCCGGTAATGCTCAAGCGCGGCATGGCGGCAAGCATCGAAGACCTGCTTATGTCCGCGGAATACATCATGGCCGCCGGCAATATGCGCGTGATCCTGTGCGAGCGGGGCATCCGGACCTTTGAAACGGCTACCCGCAACACGCTCGACCTGAGCGCAATCCCCGTCCTCAAGGAAGAATCGCACCTGCCCGTCGTCATCGACCCCAGCCACGCCACGGGCAAGTGGGAGTTGGTGAAGCCGATGGCGCTCGCTGCGGTAGCCGCCGGTGCTGACGGCGTGATGATCGAAGTGCATCCCAATCCTGAACTCGCGCTATCTGACGGTCCGCAGAGCGTCACGCCGGCGCGCTTCTTCGACATCATGGATGCCATTCGCAAAGTGGCGGCCGCAGTTGGGCGGGAAGTCCCTGCTGCCACAGCCGAGTTGGAAGCCGCCACTACGTAGCCAAGACATGACTGTTTACATGGGAAGAAATACGTGAATGCCTGGGTGCAGATAATAGCGGAGGACGAGGCGGAGGGTCAGTTACGCGCGGTCTACCAGGAGCTACTCGGTGAAGGTCGGCGGAGCAGTGTGCCCGATTTCCTGCGCTTGCATAGTCTCGTGCCCCGCGCGATTGTTCCGCTCGCCCAGTTGCACCGGGCCATCGCTTACGGGCCAGGCGAGTTGTCGCGGACACAGCGCGAGTTAATTGCCACGGTAGTTTCGGTCATCAACGGCTGCGGCCTTTGCCAAGAGCTGCATAGCCGCCTGCTGCTCCACCGCACCCGGGATGAAACGCTTGTGAAGCAAGTCCAATGCGATTTCCGCACAGCCCCCCTCACCGCTGTGGACCGCGCGATGCTGGAGTACGCAGCGAAACTCACCACCGCTCCTGCTGCCGTTGCGCGTGAGGACATAGAACAATTGCGTCAACTTGGACTGAACGATGCTGCCATCGTCGCAATCGCCACGCAAACCGCTCTCTTCAACTATCTGAACCGCGTCATTCAAGGCCTCGGTCTGGGAGAGACCGACGCACTATGAAGCGAATCCAACCCATCAATCACCCCGTGAACGCCACCGTTACCCTACCGGGATCCAAAAGCTATACCAACCGGGCGCTCATCCTCGCTGCGTTGGCTGACGGCACATCAACGTTACGCCAGGCGCTGTTTAGTGACGACACCGTGTACATGGCAGATGCGCTCCGGCAGCTTGGAATTCCTGTATGGGCAAACGAATCCGACAGTACGTTCGTGGTCGAAGGGAAAGGCGGCTCTATTCCCGCCAGCGAAGCGGACCTCTTCGTCGGACTCTCCGGTACGAGCGCGCGCTTTCTAACGGCGTTCGCCGCACTGGGCCACGGCCGTTACGGTGTGGATGGCGTCCCGCGCATGCGCGAACGCCCTATGCAACCGTTGCTTGACAGTATTCTCCAGCTAGGCGGCAGGATCCGGTCTCAGACCGGGAATGGCTGCCTGCCCATCGCCATTGATGGGCGGGGGCTGCGCGGCGGCAGCGCTTCTATGGCCGGCGACCAGAGCAGCCAGTACTTCAGCGCTCTCCTTATGGTCGCGCCATACATGGCAGATGGGCTCGACCTCGCCGTGAACGGCCGCCTCGTCCACGGTCAGTATGTCACTATGTCGATGAAGAGCATGGCGGAATTTGGGGTTGCGGCGACACATGAGGGAGAGCAGCGCTTTCGCGTTGCACCCGGGCAGCACTATCAAGCTCGCACGTACGACATAGAGCCGGACGCCTCCGCCGCATCCTATTTCTTTGCGGCTGCGGCGCTTTCGGGCGGCACGGTCCGCGTAGAAAATCTCGGCGCCGACTCCGCCCAAGGAGATTTAGACTTCGTTGACGTGCTCGCTGCCATGGGTTGCGAGGTCGAAAAGAGCGCCGATTACGTGAGCGTCACAGGTCCCAGCAATTTACAGGGCGTTGACGTAGACATGGGTTCCCTGTCCGACACCTTCATGACTCTGGCCGCCCTTGCGCCATTTGCCGACGGGCCTACCGTCATTCGCGGAATTGCGCACACCCGCTTGCAGGAAACCGACCGTGTTCACGCCACCGCGCAAGAGTTGCACAAGCTGGGAGTTGCCGTTGAAGAGTTTGACGACGGCTTGCGCATCAAGCCGGGCGCTGTGCACGGCGCCACCATAGATCCCCACGACGACCATCGCATTGCGATGAGCTTTGCGCTGGTCGGCCTGCGGCAGCCCGGTGTTATAATCGGCAATCCAGAGTGCGTGGCAAAGACGTTTCCAGATTATTTCGACTGCCTAGAGGAAGCGGTTCGCCCAGCCCAGCGCTCTGCGCCAATCTGATCGGCCGCGCCCAGCAATCGCTTGCAGCAAGCCTGGTTTGCCGCCTATCCCCATCTGGATGGAACGCGAGTGCTCGCTTTCGTTACTATCCCGGCGCCAAAGGCACAGAGTTTGCCCCAAGAATGCTCTACGGCAAGCTTTGCCCTAGTCCCGGCCAGCCCTTAAGTGGGCTATCGGCCGCAAGGCTCTCATAGATTCCCCGCTCCCGGGTTTCACAGTTGCCTCTCCATGGGGCTCATCTTGCGTGAGAGCGACACAGCAACGGCATACAGAATCCAACACCGAAAGATTTCACCGCGCCGAGACCATCCAGCCTGCATAGCGGATTCTTGCTTGGTTGCTACAGCGCTCTACGCCCTGCTACTATCGCTACTATGAGCCGCTTTCTTTCCACCCTTGCGACACCTCTCGCGGGCTTCCAACCGTCCTTGGAAGACGCACCAAAGCACTCGCCACGCTTGATTGGTGTTATCTTTCTGTTCTTCTTCTTGCTGTACACCCTAACCGGCGGCGGTCATGTTTACAGCGCAGAGGGGGAACACGCATACGCCATCAGCCACAGCCTCCTCTTGGAGCCGGAACGCGAAGGCCTGCAGCAAGACTATCGCGAACTCGCATCGTGGGAGTTGGGGCTACCGGTCTTGATGCAACCCACCTTGCTCCTAGGCGCCATCATCGATCCTTTGCTGCCCCAGAGGGATGCATTTGGGCATCAGGGAGACACATATGTGCTGGGAGAGTATCCGGTACTTGCACGACGAGGCACGCCCAATACTCGCGATACACTCCATATACCCCTTGAGGACACACGAGCCAAGGCGCTCGTAATCTTTTCCAATTTGGAATCATCTCAAGAGATCAAGGAAGGTTCGCGTATCGCCACGATTACGTTTGACACCGTCCCCGTAGGTAGATTCTTTGGAGAGGTGAAGGCCGGGCGAGACACTGCAGAGGCAGCATACGACCTTTCTGTCATTCAAGGAGGAGTGGCGCATGGCAAGGCTGAGACTGTGGCTCGTCGCATCGGCATGCCCAGGTCCAACATCTACGTCTCAGAGCTGCAGTTTACACAGCGCTTGACCGTTAAGAGCATCACCATCCAGTACCACGCACAAGAAGGCGCGTTGCACATATCTTCTCTTAACCTCATAGACGCCGAGACTGACGAACCTATACTGATCGGCTCCACTGGAAGAGTATGGTCCGAGCAGGAAAACAGTGACTATTTCAGGCGCTTATTTGCGCTCTTTACCAACGCCTGGGTAACCGCCCTCAGTGCGGTGCTCATGTTTCTCATAACGCGACGCCTGGGATACCACAGCCAGGTCGCCCTTGCCTTGACGTTGCTCTTTGGACTAGCCACGCTTGCGTGGCCGTACGCCAAGTATGACTATACTGAACCGGGAATTGCTCTCGCTCTCTTGGGTACGGTCTATTTCCTGCTGCGGGGTGTCCAAGACCGGCAATTGGGTTGGATTCTTGTCAGCGGACTCATCATTGTGTGCGGCATTGCCATTAAGTTTGTTACGGCAATCAATCTGGCTGTCCTTGTTCCGCTGCCGGCACTCGTTTCATTCCAGGGCTCCCGCCAATTCCTGCGATCCCTCGCTTGGGCTCTCGTACGCACTCTCGTATTCCTGGCCCCGATAGGCCTTGTTGGCCTCGTGGCACTCGTCGCGCTTGTGTCTGCATCGGACCTGGAGTCTTTTGTGCCTACCGACTTGATCGAGAGACTTTCCGCCGGGCTCGACCTGCCGACATGGATTGGTCTGTATGGCAACCTGTTAAGTCCGGGGAAGAGCGTCCTGCTCTATGCGCCACCCCTCATTCTTGCTCTCTTTGGGAGTCTGCCGTTCATATCGCGACACAAGTGGTGGTCGCTTCCATTCGCGTGCATACCCCTGATCTACTTGCTCATCTATAGCAGTGCAGGCGACTGGTATGGCGGGAGTACCTGGGGACCGCGCTACCTGGTTCCTGCCGTACCTCTGCTGCTGGTGATGGCTGCGCCAATTCTAGAGAAAGCGCTATTTGACAATGGCGTGAGAGAATTGCGGGCCGCCGTGGTTCTCGGCGCTGTAGGAATCGGTATGCAACTCCTCGCCGTCGCCAATAACTTCGAGCGGTACTTCAGCCTGCTGCGTTCCCAGGTCTTGCCGCAGATTCCGGAGAGCGGCGCGTTTCTGGCCGGACGTGTAGGACAAGCATATTACGCCCATCCTGCAAACTTGCCAGCCGATAAGGAGAGTGTCCTCTATCTTTTTGCGACACCATTTTCGCCCATATTCGCCCACATCTGGATTCTGGCGGCAGACACAGTGGACCTTTTCCTGATTTCAAGCCCCGAAATCCTGCGAGCCGTGCTAAGTCGTCCTCCATGGACTTTGCTGGGAGTGGCAATTTGGCCTCAGCACCCCGAAGAGGTGCTGGGTCTGGACTTCTGGTCGATGACATTGTGGCGGGACTTTACCAACCACGCCATCCTTCTCGCGTTCATCTTAATCTTCGTATTGGCCTGCCAGGCCGCAACCCTCTACTGCTGGACGTGGCTAAGCCAGCGTTTCGAGCTAAGCATGCGGCTCTATTGGGGTGGAATTATCGGCCTTGCGACGTTCTTTATCCTGTTCGATGTGTCCCACATTCTTCAATAGCGCAGCTCGCATGCCGAGAATTCACTTGGTGATTCACGCGGGATTTAGGCGTGCCGCAGGTGTGCCAAAACACGCTACTGCGAAGCCTGCCGCTTGCCAAAGAAAATACGCAGCTTAGGCACGCCGCGCGCAGGCCTCGAGAACTAGCCTCTTCCCAGATGCCAAGAATCGCAAAGGCTTACTGGACGTGGGTAAGAAAAGGCCGAGACAACCTGGGTTGAACAAAGTCATCGCCCGGACGGGCAACTCAAGGGAACTGCGTCAACCGAATTGCAGGATTAGGCGTTGCAGGGTATGACTTGAACAGCCACCGAGCGTCGTGGGCGAGGGCCGTCAAGCTCTACGAAGAAGACGCTCTGCCAGGTTCCCAGGACAAGGCGGCCTTCATGAACCGGGATCATAAGGTTGCCGCCAATGATACCGGCCGTGAGGTGTGACCGGGCATTATTGTCTACGCAGTCATGCCGATACTGCGCTTGGGGCAGCAAATCCCGCACGACCGCCTCAAAGTCTCGCTTGAGACCGGGTTCGTTTTCGTTGACAAGCATACATGCGGTTGTATGCAAACAGAAGACGCTGCAGACACCTTCTTCAATGCCGGATTCCGTCACGGCATCGTGAAGGTCATTGGTGATATCCAGCAACTCAGTGGGTTGCGCGGACGCAAGAGTTATCGTCTTCATAGCTTTGATTTCACGATACCACACGACTCTGAAATGAGACAAAGACGCACGGGACAGACAATCTCTGCTTCTCCAGGTCTACAACCACCGGTCTATCGCCGCCCACTTGCCGTTATTCCACACTTACAAATGCAATCCGGCTGCGCCATTGCTCTACCCACAGAAACGCTACCAACGAGCCTCCACTGCTGTGGTCTTGACCTGACCCCTTTTCAAGCGAAAACACACATGTGGCAACTCTTTGGTAACGCTGTGTCACAGCACGCTACGCGTGTGCCCGGCAGATTCAAGGCGGTCCGGCCCCAGCAGTTTTCAATCCCTCTCCAGAACTCGTGGGTTTCCGGCTAGTAGTGTACACGATGGCGCACAAGGCCGCCGTTAACCAAAACCAGCTCGCCAGGTCCGGCAAGAAATAGTAATTGTCCAACATGCCGTGGGTTACTGCCGCGAGTTGGCTCCCAGCCAAGCCCACACCAAGAGCGCGTACTTCCTTTTCCCGGCTGGTATACGCAATGCGATGTGTGAGCATGAAGAAGCGCGCAAGATAGCCAACGATGAAGACGACTCCCACTATCCCGAGGCGCAGCCAGAAGTCAAGGAAGAGATTGTGCGGGTGCGACAAATTCGGCTCACGCCAGGCAGCCGGGTTCAAGTACTGCGCGTGGACATAGAGGTAGTTATCCAGACCTACACCGGTGATCGGGTAGTCCGCGATCATCTGCAGGGATGACTGCCCATTAACGATTCGCATGTGCGTCGTTGTGCCTGGCTCGACACTTAGTACCGACCGCACCCGCTCCGGGCCAAAGTTGACGCCACCGGCAAACAGCAGCACCGCGACGAGGACTACGCCACCGAAGAAACGTACCCGTAGTCGGCGTTCCGGCAAGAGCACCCAAATGAAGAACAGCAGGAGTATAAGCCCGGCTATCCATCCCGCGCGCGAGAAGCTGCCCAGCAACGCCACCGCGAGCACACCTGCGAGCGGCCAAGCCACACGGGAGGGCCAAAGCTTGAACATGCCGGCAGCGACCACAAACGGCAGCGCCCGTTCGACTATCATCGCAAGGTGATTGGGCGAGGGATAGAATCCCGAGAGCCGAATCACGCCTTCTGCCTGCACCGCAGCATTGGGGTCGATGATGGGCCCTGCCAGCGCCACTGCCGCCGCCACGGCCGCGCCCGCCACAAACGCCTGTATCAACCGCCACGCCTGCTGCCGGTTTTCGAGCAGCCAGCTTGCGACCAAGAACAATAGCACCGGCACAACTATCGTCTGGCGCAACTCGCGCAAACTAAAGACCCCATAGTGGGAAAACAGGAGCGACACCGCACCGATCACGAGCAAACCGACAGCCCACCAGGTAAAGACGCGCCGTTCAACAACCAAGCGCTGCCTCACGAACGTGTGCACCAGCAGCGACCCGACGAGCAGTGCCGCCAGAATCTCATTGACGGGCAGCGCGAGGCGACCGGCGGCGGGTGTCAAAACGGAGAAGGGCAGTGTTGCTGCCACAACGAACAAGAGTGCACGGGGCCAGACCAGTGCGGCAAGGCCAAGCAGGGCCACGAGCAAATACTGCGCCGCCGCTCCCGGCACAATCCACAGCAGACCGGCCACCGGCAGCAACAACCCGAATCGAGCCGTCTCATGCTGCCATATGCCACTGGCAGTCCGTTCCATGATCTTGCCGAGAAGCTCGCTAAGCTGACGCCGTTGCCGCAGCCATCCGGTAAGAATCCAGCCGATTGCGGCAATGAATCCCGCGTACAGCCCGCCTACAAGTACATAGGGCCACAAGGGACGTTCCCGCACGACGACTATGGCATCGATGTCTACCCCAATGTCGCTCGACTGTAGGTTGCGCCGGCCTGTGACTTCGATCTCAACAAGGTGCTCGCGATCCGGGAGTCGATCTGCCAGCAGCACTTCTTCTTGCCAGCGGTCTTCAGGTGCGTAAAGGTCCAGCATGGCCTGACCGCCCGCGTCCTTGTCCAGGCGGTGGGCAAGAGACTGCGAGCCGTTGATGCGCACCAATGCAATGCCCTTGTCCGGCCCTTTGTGGACTACCAGGGAGACTGCCGTGCCATGAAAGCGAAAGCGCAGGCGGGCGCCCGCCTGCGGGCTGCCCCGCGCCTGACCCAGCGAGTAGGTTTCATTGGCGATGTCGATCCACTCGCCCTCCCAGGCGAGCGCGGGATGGTTCTCCTGATGGTAGCCCGGCCCGAGTACGGGCGGCGCGCCCATCAAATCCCGCATGGCCGCAAGCACCGGGCGCTGTGCGAATTCCTTATCCACAATGCCGAAGTATTGCGTGGGGTCATCGGGGTGGGCTTGGGGCCAGTAGAAGTGCCAGAGATTTATCATCGGCAGCCACGGCCACTCGCGTTGCGCGCGCTGCATGCCCTCCACTGTGTAGCGTGCCTGCGTCGCTTCCGAGACATTGCCCCAAGGCGAAGGACTGCCCTGCCAGTCCGTTGGCAGCGCGACCCACCCGTACTCTCCGGCCCAGATGGGTTTGGACGCGTCGCCGTTTCGCACCATCACTTCCCGTACCAACACCGCTCGCGCCATGTTCGTGCGGTGTCGCGCTATGTAGCGGTCATCCGGGCCGTGCCACAAGCCATAGGACGCCGTGCTGACCACGTCGAAGTACGGCGCGCCGCCGTGCGCATAGATGCCCTCGAGAAAGAGCAGCTCACTGAGGTTCTTGGGACCGGTCTCAGTCGTCGGCGCCAACACGGCGGCAACGATGATCGCCTTCGGATTCGCCTGCCGGATACGCTGCGAGGCCACTTGGAGCATCGCCACGTAGGCCGCCGGATCGGGATTGTGCGGCCACCATTCGCCATGGAGATTGGGTTCATTCCAAATTTGGAAGATCTGCACGTCCCCGCGGTACCGCTGGGCAAACGCATATGCAAAGTCTCCATAGTCCTCAAGCCGTGCCGGTGGGCCCTGTTGACGCCCGTCGTCCGGCGGCTTGTCGTCGGCATACGCCCAAGGTGGGGGTCGTTCGAGGCGCGCGATGATCGTCAAGTTGTGTTGCTTCGCCAGCGCGACCAGCCGGTCGTACTTCTGCCAGGTACTTTCCTCGGCAAGGTCGTTCCAGTACCTTCCCTTCCACGGACGCTCGATGTCCTCCCAGGCAAAGACCTGCCGGATGTAGCGAAAGCCTGCTTCTTCCAATAACGCCATGCCGCGCTCGATACGATCCCAATCCGGGTCTTGATCGAAGCGCGTATTGATGCCGTAGCGATACACCGCGGCGTGGCGGAGGGGGTGCACGGATTCGCGTCCGTAGGCGACGCCGGTTTCAAACCAGAAGCGGTAGCCGACCAAGGCCAGCGTCGCGGCGCAGAGCACCAGAAGACAACCAACAAAGAGGAGTAGTCGCACCACTGTAGGAAAAGTCTCTCCAGGGAAGCACTATCTAAGCGCGTGGCGACCAATCGGGATCCCATTTAAGCAGAGTTTAGCAGTAACGCCGCTAACGCGTACTCGCTGCCTAGGACTGCCGCAAGTCAGTTGGGACGCTGGGTGGAGTCTCGTGCCCGGGCGGGAAAGCTTCAGGTCAGGCGGAGAAGATGAGGGAGCAGTTGGCCCGCAGCCGCTTCCAGGCACAAGTCTTGCGGCAGGAAAGTGCCCGAGGGAAGCCTGTTACACCACCGCAAGCAGCTCTTCCTGGGCCGGATTGAGGACACGGTCTATGCGCCCCCCGCCAATCACTTCATCATCTTGATAGAATACCGTCGCCTGGCCGGGAGCAACCGCGCGTATCGGGCGGGCAAACACAACCTCCGCTGCACCATTACCCGCCGGCTCTACAATTGCTTCCACCTCTTCCATACGGTACCGCGTGCGCACGTTCACACGAATTGGCTCCGTTGGAGGCGAGCCCGCCACCCAGTGCACGTCAATCGCCTGCAGGGCATGCGCGTAGAGGTCTTCCTCTTCACCGACGAAAACGGTATTTGCCTCCGGGTCCAATGCAATCACGTACAACGGGCGCGGCCACGTCAAGCCAAGACCCCGGCGCTGTCCGACCGTATAGTTGACAGTGCCGTCATGTGCGCCTAGTACCTTTCCATCTTTAAAACAGATCGGCCCGGAGCGGGCGATGCCTGGCTGCCAAGACTCCAGGAAATCGC is from Chloroflexota bacterium and encodes:
- a CDS encoding secondary thiamine-phosphate synthase enzyme YjbQ — protein: MKTITLASAQPTELLDITNDLHDAVTESGIEEGVCSVFCLHTTACMLVNENEPGLKRDFEAVVRDLLPQAQYRHDCVDNNARSHLTAGIIGGNLMIPVHEGRLVLGTWQSVFFVELDGPRPRRSVAVQVIPCNA
- a CDS encoding O-antigen ligase family protein produces the protein MVRLLLFVGCLLVLCAATLALVGYRFWFETGVAYGRESVHPLRHAAVYRYGINTRFDQDPDWDRIERGMALLEEAGFRYIRQVFAWEDIERPWKGRYWNDLAEESTWQKYDRLVALAKQHNLTIIARLERPPPWAYADDKPPDDGRQQGPPARLEDYGDFAYAFAQRYRGDVQIFQIWNEPNLHGEWWPHNPDPAAYVAMLQVASQRIRQANPKAIIVAAVLAPTTETGPKNLSELLFLEGIYAHGGAPYFDVVSTASYGLWHGPDDRYIARHRTNMARAVLVREVMVRNGDASKPIWAGEYGWVALPTDWQGSPSPWGNVSEATQARYTVEGMQRAQREWPWLPMINLWHFYWPQAHPDDPTQYFGIVDKEFAQRPVLAAMRDLMGAPPVLGPGYHQENHPALAWEGEWIDIANETYSLGQARGSPQAGARLRFRFHGTAVSLVVHKGPDKGIALVRINGSQSLAHRLDKDAGGQAMLDLYAPEDRWQEEVLLADRLPDREHLVEIEVTGRRNLQSSDIGVDIDAIVVVRERPLWPYVLVGGLYAGFIAAIGWILTGWLRQRRQLSELLGKIMERTASGIWQHETARFGLLLPVAGLLWIVPGAAAQYLLVALLGLAALVWPRALLFVVAATLPFSVLTPAAGRLALPVNEILAALLVGSLLVHTFVRQRLVVERRVFTWWAVGLLVIGAVSLLFSHYGVFSLRELRQTIVVPVLLFLVASWLLENRQQAWRLIQAFVAGAAVAAAVALAGPIIDPNAAVQAEGVIRLSGFYPSPNHLAMIVERALPFVVAAGMFKLWPSRVAWPLAGVLAVALLGSFSRAGWIAGLILLLFFIWVLLPERRLRVRFFGGVVLVAVLLFAGGVNFGPERVRSVLSVEPGTTTHMRIVNGQSSLQMIADYPITGVGLDNYLYVHAQYLNPAAWREPNLSHPHNLFLDFWLRLGIVGVVFIVGYLARFFMLTHRIAYTSREKEVRALGVGLAGSQLAAVTHGMLDNYYFLPDLASWFWLTAALCAIVYTTSRKPTSSGEGLKTAGAGPP